In the Kribbella sp. NBC_00482 genome, one interval contains:
- a CDS encoding helix-turn-helix domain-containing protein, with protein sequence MASKKSGGESPLAEVKFLTVAEVATAMRVSKMTVYRLVHSGELPAVRVGRSFRVSEDAVHDYLKGAFFQAG encoded by the coding sequence ATGGCATCAAAGAAGTCCGGCGGTGAGTCGCCGCTCGCCGAGGTGAAGTTTCTGACCGTGGCGGAAGTCGCCACGGCCATGCGCGTGTCCAAGATGACGGTGTACCGGTTGGTGCACTCCGGTGAGCTGCCCGCGGTGCGGGTGGGTCGTTCGTTCCGGGTGTCTGAGGACGCCGTGCACGACTACCTCAAGGGCGCCTTCTTCCAGGCCGGATAA
- a CDS encoding amidohydrolase family protein yields MRLLLKGGTVIDTFPEVVVRRDTDVLIEDGRIAAVGAGLTADAEVIDARERIVLPGFVDTHRHLWQTALRGITLDAGLGVYFERVLDGYGSRFRAKDVAAGNLVGALECLDAGITTVQDYSHVQRSPEQADAALDALELSGIRAVFGYGPSPLGGSAVDAGEMRRIMTRRSERLELAVAAIGPAYAPFETVRADWELADSLGVPVVVHVSSTPQTPDPITRLRDAGLARPNTLYVHGNNLPDSELKVIAETGAAVSVTPTVEARMQMGPQLSGRLREAGIPFSLGIDVVTTAGGDMFRAMHEVLSLGYEAFTAAEVLQLATYGGARALGLTDVGSLTVGNKADVVLLRSTDVNLAGGHHDPVATVVTAAHPGNVDTVLVGGTPVKRDGRLLSPLLPPALTDLAESAAYLTGAASA; encoded by the coding sequence GTGAGGTTGTTGCTCAAGGGTGGGACGGTGATCGACACCTTCCCGGAGGTCGTCGTACGGCGCGACACCGACGTACTGATCGAGGACGGGCGGATCGCCGCGGTCGGGGCCGGCCTGACCGCCGACGCCGAGGTGATCGACGCGCGGGAGCGGATCGTGCTGCCCGGGTTCGTCGACACGCATCGGCACCTGTGGCAGACCGCGTTGCGCGGGATCACCCTCGACGCGGGGCTCGGGGTGTACTTCGAGCGCGTGCTGGACGGCTACGGGTCCAGGTTCCGTGCGAAAGATGTTGCAGCGGGCAACCTTGTCGGCGCGCTGGAGTGCTTGGACGCGGGCATCACCACGGTGCAGGACTACTCCCACGTGCAACGCTCCCCGGAGCAGGCCGACGCGGCGCTGGATGCGTTGGAGCTCAGCGGGATCCGGGCCGTCTTCGGGTATGGTCCCTCGCCGCTGGGCGGTTCCGCTGTCGACGCCGGTGAGATGCGCCGGATCATGACGCGCCGATCCGAGCGGCTCGAGTTGGCCGTGGCGGCGATCGGCCCGGCGTACGCGCCGTTCGAGACGGTCCGCGCTGACTGGGAGCTGGCCGACTCGCTCGGGGTGCCGGTGGTCGTCCATGTCAGCAGCACGCCGCAGACCCCCGACCCGATCACGCGGTTGCGGGATGCCGGGCTGGCGCGGCCGAACACGTTGTACGTGCACGGCAACAACCTGCCCGACTCCGAGCTGAAGGTGATCGCCGAGACCGGCGCGGCTGTGTCGGTCACGCCGACGGTCGAGGCGCGGATGCAGATGGGGCCGCAGCTGTCCGGGCGGCTGCGCGAGGCCGGGATTCCGTTCAGCCTCGGGATCGATGTGGTGACCACGGCCGGCGGCGACATGTTCCGCGCGATGCACGAGGTGCTTTCCCTTGGCTACGAGGCGTTCACGGCCGCTGAGGTGCTGCAGTTGGCGACGTACGGCGGAGCCCGAGCGCTTGGGTTGACCGACGTGGGATCGCTCACCGTCGGCAACAAGGCCGACGTCGTCCTGCTCCGCAGCACAGACGTCAACCTGGCCGGCGGCCACCACGACCCGGTCGCGACTGTGGTGACTGCCGCGCATCCGGGAAACGTAGACACAGTCCTCGTCGGAGGCACACCGGTCAAACGAGACGGCCGACTCCTGAGTCCGTTGCTACCACCGGCCCTCACCGACCTCGCCGAATCAGCCGCCTACCTCACCGGAGCCGCTAGCGCCTGA
- a CDS encoding MarR family winged helix-turn-helix transcriptional regulator codes for MTDDPVDRLISSWEHELPEVLYPTSELTKRLMMLAGELNASTRRVLRDLELTMAEFDVLVSLRRSGTPYRQKPSDLVRSLLLSSGGTSNVTNQLVRRGLAVRESDPDDGRGTQIRLTPEGISLAEQAVKASSAAHHELWAGLPDEVITEAAKALRPLNGPRT; via the coding sequence GTGACCGACGACCCTGTGGACCGGCTGATCTCGTCCTGGGAGCACGAGCTGCCCGAGGTGCTGTATCCGACCAGCGAGCTGACGAAGCGGCTCATGATGCTGGCCGGCGAGCTGAACGCGTCGACGCGGCGGGTGCTGCGCGACCTGGAGCTGACCATGGCCGAGTTCGACGTGCTCGTCTCATTGCGCCGATCCGGTACGCCGTACCGCCAGAAGCCCTCGGACCTGGTCCGGAGTCTGCTGCTGTCGTCGGGCGGCACCAGCAACGTGACGAATCAGCTGGTCCGCCGCGGCCTGGCCGTTCGCGAGTCCGATCCGGACGACGGGCGCGGGACGCAGATCCGCCTGACCCCGGAGGGCATCAGCCTGGCGGAGCAGGCCGTGAAGGCGAGTTCGGCCGCCCACCATGAGCTCTGGGCAGGGCTGCCGGACGAGGTCATCACAGAGGCAGCGAAGGCGCTGCGGCCGCTGAACGGGCCCAGGACATGA
- a CDS encoding acetoin utilization protein AcuC, with the protein MSGEALLVFDDGLTAYDFGRGHPMSPIRVELTIKLAREFGVLDQLKVVPAPTADDALLETVHTAEYVAAVKRAGEHPDDADPVHGLGTSDTYCFPHMHEVSARIAGASVEAARAVWEGDVLHAANVAGGLHHAMPNQASGFCVYNDPAIAIQWLLDHGAERVAYVDVDVHHGDGVQTVFYNDPRVLTVSLHESPTTLFPGTGSAGETGGPDAEGMSVNVALPPGTGDAGWLRAFHAVVPDVVKAFRPSVLVTQHGCDSHVEDPLAHLTKTIDGQRAAYLALHDLAHEVADGKWVATGGGGYAIIDVVPRAWTHLLAIVAGHPIDPATLVPDAWREDVERRFGRVAPVRMTDGRDASYVDWSSGYNPDTWLDRAIKATRDTSFPLLGLDPTY; encoded by the coding sequence ATGAGTGGTGAGGCGCTGCTGGTGTTCGACGACGGGTTGACGGCGTACGACTTCGGTCGTGGGCACCCGATGAGTCCGATCCGGGTGGAGCTGACGATCAAGCTCGCCCGGGAGTTCGGCGTCCTCGACCAACTCAAGGTCGTGCCCGCGCCGACCGCCGACGACGCGCTGCTCGAGACCGTGCACACCGCCGAGTACGTGGCCGCGGTGAAGCGTGCGGGCGAGCATCCCGACGATGCCGATCCCGTGCACGGACTCGGTACGTCGGACACGTACTGCTTCCCGCACATGCACGAGGTCTCCGCGCGGATCGCCGGCGCCTCGGTCGAGGCGGCCCGCGCGGTCTGGGAGGGCGACGTCCTGCACGCCGCGAACGTCGCCGGCGGTCTGCACCACGCGATGCCCAACCAGGCCAGCGGTTTCTGCGTCTACAACGACCCGGCGATCGCGATCCAGTGGCTTCTCGATCACGGCGCCGAGCGGGTCGCGTACGTCGACGTGGACGTTCACCACGGGGACGGCGTACAGACCGTCTTCTACAACGACCCCCGCGTCCTGACCGTCAGCCTGCACGAGTCGCCGACCACGCTGTTCCCGGGCACCGGCAGCGCCGGCGAGACGGGCGGACCGGACGCCGAGGGTATGTCGGTCAACGTTGCGCTGCCGCCCGGGACCGGGGACGCGGGCTGGTTGCGAGCGTTCCACGCGGTCGTCCCTGACGTCGTGAAGGCGTTCCGTCCGAGCGTCCTGGTCACGCAGCACGGGTGCGACTCGCACGTCGAGGATCCGCTGGCACACCTGACGAAGACGATCGACGGGCAGCGTGCGGCGTACCTGGCCCTGCACGACCTCGCGCACGAGGTGGCCGACGGGAAATGGGTCGCCACGGGCGGCGGCGGGTACGCGATCATCGACGTCGTACCGCGGGCCTGGACGCACCTGCTGGCGATCGTCGCCGGCCACCCGATCGACCCCGCGACGCTGGTGCCGGACGCCTGGCGCGAGGACGTCGAGCGGCGGTTCGGCCGCGTCGCGCCGGTGCGCATGACCGACGGCCGCGACGCGTCGTACGTCGACTGGTCGAGCGGCTACAACCCCGACACCTGGCTCGACCGAGCCATCAAGGCCACCCGCGACACCAGCTTCCCTTTGTTAGGTCTTGATCCGACCTACTGA
- a CDS encoding endonuclease/exonuclease/phosphatase family protein, with protein MKIRAATFNIRNSSAPDGDNAWPVRRKAAVAAIEQLDADVVGLQEVLPDQLEYLRWRFPKYEIVGAGRDDGMNAGEHAAVLVRPGDWRVERQETRWLSDDPGTPGSIGWDADLTRVATLVWLRHRNGTTVGVVNTHYDHAGEVAQLQSSRLIARWISGSIPWIVMGDLNATPDSPPVKTLVDSGLRIAVPIGAGGSWHDFTGAVDDDRIDHILVTSTWTVTDAAVSHYRPDGRVPSDHWPVVATLDLG; from the coding sequence ATGAAGATCCGCGCCGCCACGTTCAACATCCGCAATTCCTCCGCACCCGACGGCGACAACGCCTGGCCGGTCCGGCGGAAGGCGGCGGTGGCGGCGATCGAACAGCTGGACGCGGACGTGGTCGGGCTGCAGGAAGTGCTGCCCGACCAGCTCGAGTACCTGCGCTGGCGGTTCCCGAAGTACGAGATCGTCGGCGCCGGCCGGGACGACGGCATGAACGCGGGTGAGCATGCGGCCGTCCTGGTCCGGCCCGGCGACTGGCGGGTCGAGCGCCAGGAGACGCGCTGGCTGTCCGACGACCCGGGGACGCCGGGATCGATCGGGTGGGACGCCGACCTGACCCGGGTCGCGACCCTGGTCTGGCTGCGGCACCGCAACGGTACGACGGTCGGCGTCGTCAACACGCACTACGACCACGCGGGCGAGGTCGCGCAACTGCAGTCGTCGCGGCTGATCGCCCGCTGGATCTCCGGATCGATCCCGTGGATCGTGATGGGCGACCTGAACGCGACGCCGGACTCTCCCCCGGTGAAGACGCTGGTGGATTCCGGCCTGCGGATCGCCGTACCGATCGGGGCGGGCGGCAGCTGGCACGACTTCACCGGCGCCGTCGACGACGACCGCATCGACCACATCCTCGTCACCTCGACGTGGACCGTGACCGACGCAGCCGTCTCGCACTACCGTCCGGACGGGCGGGTGCCCAGCGACCACTGGCCCGTGGTCGCGACCCTAGATCTTGGCTAG
- a CDS encoding PPOX class F420-dependent oxidoreductase — protein sequence MNLPESTYRLFDEPKDVTLITIDPDGSPHAAMVWVGRDGDDLLIGVEEKHRKTRNLRRDPRVTLVMEDDRPSQRGLTQYLVVRGTATLDGPGSPQYKGLMDRLTRKYLGRDEFPFGNEQVYAGATVVRISVERVTGEGPWVAR from the coding sequence ATGAACCTTCCCGAGAGCACCTACCGGCTCTTCGACGAGCCCAAGGACGTCACGCTGATCACCATCGACCCGGACGGGTCGCCGCACGCCGCGATGGTGTGGGTCGGGCGGGACGGTGACGACCTCCTGATCGGTGTCGAGGAGAAGCACCGCAAGACCCGGAACCTGCGCCGCGATCCACGGGTGACGCTGGTGATGGAGGACGACCGCCCGAGCCAGCGGGGGCTGACGCAGTACCTGGTCGTGCGGGGTACGGCGACACTCGACGGGCCGGGAAGTCCGCAGTACAAGGGGTTGATGGACCGGCTGACGCGGAAGTATCTCGGCCGCGACGAGTTCCCGTTCGGCAACGAGCAGGTGTACGCCGGAGCGACCGTCGTACGGATTTCCGTCGAACGCGTGACCGGTGAAGGACCTTGGGTCGCCAGATGA
- the proC gene encoding pyrroline-5-carboxylate reductase yields the protein MSNKVAVLGAGVMGETLLSGLIRAGRRPEDLLITERREERAAELRERYGVDVVSNIEAAKQADTLVLVVKPQDMPDLLAEIAPAVQPSQTVVSLAAGITTSFVESRLPEGVAVVRVMPNTPALVDEGMAAISRGAHCDESHLELAESLLAATGRVIRVPEKQQDAVTAISGSGPAYIFFVVESMIEAGVHMGLPRGTATELVVQTVVGSAKLLRETGEHPTVLRERVTSPGGTTAAAVRELEDHKVRAAFLSAIEAARNRSRDLAAE from the coding sequence ATGAGTAACAAGGTGGCCGTTCTAGGGGCCGGAGTGATGGGGGAGACGTTGCTGTCCGGGCTGATCAGGGCCGGACGGCGACCGGAGGACCTCCTGATCACCGAGCGCCGGGAGGAACGCGCCGCCGAACTGCGCGAGCGGTACGGCGTCGATGTCGTGTCCAACATCGAGGCGGCGAAGCAGGCCGACACGCTGGTCCTGGTCGTGAAGCCGCAGGACATGCCGGATCTGCTCGCCGAGATCGCCCCGGCCGTGCAGCCGAGCCAGACCGTCGTCTCGCTCGCGGCCGGTATCACCACCAGTTTCGTCGAGTCGCGGCTGCCTGAAGGCGTCGCCGTCGTACGCGTCATGCCGAACACGCCCGCTCTGGTCGACGAGGGCATGGCCGCGATCTCCCGCGGCGCGCACTGCGACGAGAGCCACCTCGAGCTGGCCGAGAGCCTGCTCGCCGCGACCGGTCGCGTGATCCGGGTGCCGGAGAAGCAGCAGGACGCGGTGACCGCGATCTCCGGCTCCGGTCCGGCGTACATCTTCTTCGTGGTCGAGTCGATGATCGAGGCCGGCGTCCACATGGGCCTGCCGCGCGGTACGGCGACCGAACTCGTCGTACAGACCGTGGTCGGATCCGCGAAACTGCTGCGCGAGACCGGCGAACACCCGACGGTACTGCGGGAGCGCGTGACGTCCCCGGGCGGTACGACGGCCGCCGCGGTCCGCGAACTCGAGGACCACAAGGTCCGTGCCGCGTTCCTGTCCGCGATCGAGGCCGCCCGCAACCGTTCCCGCGACCTGGCCGCCGAGTAA
- a CDS encoding winged helix-turn-helix transcriptional regulator, translating into MHGAEPGDVFLADCPARLAVEVIADKWAVVVLWGLNDHARRHSELIELIGGISKKVLTQTLRRLQANGLVTRTDHGGVPPRVEYDLTDLGRTLMGPVRLLTEWAEENGDAVLAAQEAG; encoded by the coding sequence GTGCATGGAGCAGAACCTGGCGATGTCTTCCTGGCCGATTGCCCGGCCCGTCTCGCGGTCGAGGTGATCGCGGACAAGTGGGCCGTCGTCGTCCTGTGGGGCCTCAACGACCACGCCCGCAGGCACTCGGAGCTGATCGAGCTGATCGGCGGGATCTCGAAGAAGGTCCTGACCCAGACGCTTCGCCGGCTGCAGGCGAACGGCCTGGTCACGCGGACCGACCACGGCGGCGTCCCACCCCGCGTCGAGTACGACCTGACCGACCTCGGCCGCACCTTGATGGGCCCGGTCCGCTTGCTCACAGAGTGGGCAGAGGAGAACGGAGACGCGGTCCTCGCGGCCCAAGAGGCAGGATGA
- a CDS encoding TetR family transcriptional regulator, which translates to MTTRVEQRRRTETRILTAARELFGEQGFDRTTIRAIATRAGSDPGLVMRYFGSKEKLFAQAAAIPADGPIEGSPDQIAEQLTAALTEKLADEPAAALAALRAMFTHPEAAEEVRAAITAQQRQVAAQLSGDDALVRSGVIGALTLGLVISRHLVRLDGLDAPPEELMAIAGPLIENLTTGRA; encoded by the coding sequence GTGACGACCAGGGTGGAACAGCGGCGGCGGACGGAGACCCGGATCCTGACCGCGGCCCGGGAACTGTTCGGCGAGCAGGGCTTCGACCGGACAACGATCCGGGCGATCGCGACCCGGGCCGGGAGCGATCCCGGGCTCGTGATGCGGTACTTCGGGTCGAAGGAGAAGCTGTTCGCGCAGGCGGCCGCGATCCCCGCGGACGGGCCGATCGAGGGCTCACCGGATCAGATCGCCGAGCAACTCACCGCGGCGCTGACCGAGAAACTTGCCGACGAGCCGGCCGCGGCACTCGCCGCACTGCGCGCGATGTTCACCCATCCGGAGGCAGCCGAAGAGGTCCGGGCCGCGATCACAGCGCAGCAGCGGCAGGTTGCGGCGCAGTTGTCCGGGGACGACGCGTTGGTGCGGTCCGGCGTGATCGGCGCGCTGACTCTCGGGCTGGTGATCTCGCGGCACCTGGTCAGGCTGGACGGCCTGGACGCGCCGCCCGAGGAGCTGATGGCAATCGCCGGGCCGTTGATCGAGAACCTGACGACAGGCCGGGCATAA
- a CDS encoding proline dehydrogenase family protein: MSRSPQIKKAVSAMPVSSGIVARFVAGETAPEAVLATEKLVSNGLNVTLDHLGENVTDQAAASATANAYLDLLRKLSAAGLTKYAEVSVKLSAVGQALPGDGEKIALENARTICLAARNAGTTVTLDMEDHTTTDSTLGILRELRQDFPETGAVLQAYLRRTESDCRDLAYAGSRVRLCKGAYKEPESVAFQEKRQVDKGYVRAMKVLMNGEGYPMIASHDPRLISIAGALADRANRKPGSFEYQMLFGIRPEEQLRLAGLGHTVRVYIPYGEDWYGYLVRRLAERPANLQFFARSLISKK; this comes from the coding sequence ATGTCCCGCAGCCCCCAGATCAAGAAGGCCGTGTCGGCGATGCCGGTATCCAGCGGTATCGTCGCGCGGTTCGTCGCCGGAGAGACCGCTCCGGAGGCCGTGCTGGCCACCGAGAAGCTGGTCAGCAACGGGCTCAACGTCACCCTCGACCACCTCGGTGAGAACGTCACCGACCAGGCCGCGGCGTCCGCGACCGCCAACGCATACCTGGACCTGCTGAGGAAGCTCTCAGCCGCCGGCCTGACGAAGTACGCCGAGGTGTCGGTGAAGCTGTCCGCCGTCGGCCAGGCGCTCCCGGGGGACGGCGAGAAGATCGCGTTGGAGAACGCGCGGACCATCTGCCTCGCCGCCCGCAACGCCGGTACGACGGTGACGCTGGACATGGAGGACCACACCACGACCGACTCCACGCTGGGGATCCTGCGCGAGCTGCGCCAGGACTTCCCGGAGACGGGTGCGGTCCTGCAGGCGTACCTCCGCCGTACCGAGTCCGACTGCCGCGACCTCGCGTACGCCGGATCCCGCGTCCGCCTGTGCAAGGGCGCGTACAAGGAGCCGGAGTCGGTCGCGTTCCAGGAGAAGCGCCAGGTCGACAAGGGCTACGTCCGCGCGATGAAGGTCTTGATGAACGGCGAGGGCTACCCGATGATCGCGTCGCACGACCCGCGGCTGATCTCGATCGCGGGCGCGCTGGCCGACCGCGCGAACCGCAAACCGGGCAGCTTCGAGTACCAGATGCTGTTCGGCATCCGCCCCGAGGAGCAGCTCCGCCTGGCCGGTCTGGGTCACACGGTCCGCGTCTACATCCCGTACGGCGAGGACTGGTACGGCTACCTGGTACGCCGCCTCGCCGAGCGCCCCGCCAACCTGCAGTTCTTCGCCCGCTCCTTGATCAGCAAGAAATAG
- a CDS encoding TIGR03560 family F420-dependent LLM class oxidoreductase, whose protein sequence is MDFSLWPAASRTWQGVLEGAEYAERTGWHGVWIADHFMQNGDDLSVPVNEVLALIAGVVARTERLRVGSMVLGNTYRHPAVVANAAATIDQMANGRFVLGIGAGWQVNEHEAYGIELPPIGPRLKRFEEACQVIKGLLTQERTTFDGKYYQLTEAPCEPKPANLPILIGASGEKVALGIVAKYADEWNHWGRPELAAQKGEVFARHCERVGRDPKTVRRSAQTFVEVVVPGDTEAIERKERLESRGAHVIMGSAQEVLDVVAQYPAAGINELLVPDAFLGDGDRRFDALERLREEVLAKI, encoded by the coding sequence ATGGACTTTTCTTTGTGGCCTGCGGCGTCCAGGACCTGGCAGGGCGTGCTCGAAGGTGCTGAGTACGCCGAGCGGACCGGATGGCACGGTGTGTGGATAGCTGACCATTTCATGCAGAACGGGGACGACCTGAGCGTCCCGGTCAACGAGGTACTGGCGCTGATCGCGGGCGTCGTCGCGCGGACCGAGCGCTTGCGGGTCGGCTCGATGGTGCTCGGGAACACATACCGGCATCCGGCCGTGGTCGCGAACGCGGCCGCGACGATCGACCAGATGGCGAACGGCCGCTTCGTGCTGGGGATCGGCGCCGGCTGGCAGGTCAACGAGCACGAGGCGTACGGCATCGAGCTGCCGCCGATCGGCCCGCGCCTCAAGCGTTTCGAGGAGGCCTGTCAGGTGATCAAGGGCCTGCTCACCCAGGAGCGGACGACGTTCGACGGCAAGTACTACCAGCTCACCGAAGCACCCTGTGAGCCGAAGCCGGCCAACCTCCCGATCCTGATCGGGGCCTCCGGCGAAAAGGTTGCCCTCGGCATCGTTGCGAAGTACGCCGACGAGTGGAACCACTGGGGACGCCCGGAGCTCGCCGCGCAGAAGGGTGAGGTGTTCGCTCGGCACTGCGAGCGCGTGGGGCGCGATCCGAAGACGGTACGGCGTTCCGCGCAGACGTTCGTGGAGGTCGTCGTACCGGGCGATACCGAGGCGATCGAGCGCAAGGAGCGGCTGGAGAGTCGAGGTGCGCACGTGATCATGGGATCGGCGCAGGAGGTGCTCGACGTGGTCGCGCAGTACCCGGCGGCCGGGATCAACGAGCTGCTGGTCCCCGACGCGTTCCTAGGCGACGGCGACCGGCGCTTCGACGCACTCGAGCGGCTGCGTGAAGAGGTACTAGCCAAGATCTAG
- the trpS gene encoding tryptophan--tRNA ligase, protein MTSLSGITPSGRLTLGNHLGALRRFTDPDGFYFVANLHAMTTRHDPRRLATLTREFATLMLAAGVPEGSVFIQSDVPTHAQLAYLLECTSYVGELSRMIQYKEKGNGRPMTRASLFTYPCLMAADILLYGAERVPVGGDQDQHVELARDIAIRFNREYGETFVVPQLNKAALATRVKDLANPTAKMSKSDADDAVGTIRLLDPPDVIRRQIMRAVTDSDTEVRHDEAAKPGITNLLEILAACTDGDPVELAKAYASYGALKQDVADAVLAVIEPLQKEYARLTTDPGAIDNLLAQGRDRALEASTPRLQAATRAMGLAGSTP, encoded by the coding sequence ATGACCTCGCTTTCCGGCATCACCCCGTCCGGCCGTCTGACGCTGGGCAACCACCTCGGCGCACTGCGCCGGTTCACCGACCCGGACGGGTTCTACTTCGTCGCGAACCTGCACGCGATGACGACCAGGCACGATCCCCGAAGACTCGCCACTCTGACCCGCGAGTTCGCGACGCTGATGCTCGCGGCCGGTGTCCCCGAAGGCTCAGTCTTCATCCAGTCCGACGTACCCACGCACGCCCAGCTCGCGTACCTGCTGGAGTGCACGTCGTACGTCGGTGAGCTGTCCCGGATGATCCAGTACAAGGAGAAGGGCAACGGCCGCCCGATGACACGGGCCTCGCTGTTCACGTACCCGTGCCTGATGGCCGCGGACATCCTGCTGTACGGCGCGGAACGGGTCCCGGTCGGCGGCGACCAGGACCAGCACGTCGAGCTGGCCCGGGACATCGCGATCCGGTTCAACCGCGAGTACGGCGAGACGTTCGTCGTACCGCAGCTCAACAAGGCGGCGCTGGCGACACGGGTGAAGGACCTGGCGAACCCGACGGCGAAGATGAGCAAGTCGGACGCCGACGACGCGGTCGGGACGATCCGGCTGCTCGACCCGCCGGACGTGATCCGCCGGCAGATCATGCGCGCCGTGACGGACTCGGACACCGAGGTCCGCCACGACGAGGCGGCCAAGCCGGGCATCACCAACCTGCTGGAGATCCTCGCGGCGTGCACCGACGGCGATCCGGTCGAGCTCGCGAAGGCCTACGCGTCGTACGGCGCGCTGAAGCAGGACGTCGCGGACGCGGTCCTGGCCGTCATCGAGCCGCTGCAGAAGGAGTACGCGCGCCTCACGACCGACCCGGGAGCGATCGACAACCTGCTCGCGCAAGGACGCGACCGAGCCCTCGAGGCGAGCACTCCCCGACTCCAGGCGGCGACCCGGGCGATGGGTTTGGCAGGATCTACTCCATGA
- a CDS encoding alpha/beta fold hydrolase, producing MKIDGFEYRRVPGADGVVLNVAVGGSGTPVVLLHGFPQTNLMWRRVAAELAVDHTVICPDLRGYGDSDKPVEGYSKRSMAADVVAVAGALGHSQFALVGHDRGALVAFRAGLDHPDVVTHLMCLDVLPTLDMWDVMQGTTAAVGFHLYLMAQPVGLPERMIAASSDEFFGYFLDLWASDLAAIPADVRAAYLEACRGAVPSIVADYRASATVDVAHDREDLAQGNKLRMPVTVIQQDWGAALGFDAAALWKSWAPDLHHQTTTSGHFMAEQNPTEVSTAIRELLRR from the coding sequence ATGAAGATTGACGGGTTTGAGTACCGGCGGGTGCCGGGTGCGGATGGTGTGGTGCTGAATGTTGCCGTTGGCGGCTCGGGCACTCCGGTGGTGTTGTTGCACGGGTTTCCGCAGACGAATCTGATGTGGCGGCGGGTCGCGGCCGAGTTGGCGGTGGATCACACCGTGATCTGTCCGGATCTTCGGGGGTACGGCGATAGCGACAAGCCGGTCGAGGGGTATTCGAAGCGGAGCATGGCTGCGGATGTTGTTGCGGTGGCGGGCGCGTTGGGGCATTCGCAGTTCGCGTTGGTCGGGCACGATCGGGGTGCGTTGGTCGCGTTCCGTGCTGGGCTTGATCACCCGGATGTGGTGACGCACTTGATGTGTCTGGACGTGCTGCCGACGCTCGACATGTGGGACGTGATGCAGGGGACGACCGCAGCGGTCGGGTTCCACCTGTATCTGATGGCACAGCCGGTCGGGTTGCCGGAGCGGATGATCGCGGCCAGTTCGGATGAGTTCTTCGGGTACTTTCTCGATCTGTGGGCGAGTGATCTCGCGGCGATCCCGGCCGATGTCCGCGCGGCGTACCTGGAGGCGTGCCGGGGCGCGGTGCCGTCGATCGTCGCGGACTACCGTGCCTCGGCGACCGTCGACGTCGCACACGACCGGGAGGACCTTGCCCAGGGCAACAAGTTGAGGATGCCGGTGACGGTGATTCAGCAGGACTGGGGTGCTGCGCTCGGGTTCGACGCCGCGGCTCTCTGGAAGAGCTGGGCGCCTGATCTCCATCATCAAACCACCACCTCCGGACACTTCATGGCGGAGCAGAACCCCACCGAGGTCAGCACAGCAATCCGCGAGCTACTCAGGCGCTAG